The Lathyrus oleraceus cultivar Zhongwan6 chromosome 5, CAAS_Psat_ZW6_1.0, whole genome shotgun sequence genome includes the window gttcattctccctcttagatggagcatgtggatacggaaggttttggattggagtaacgcccactacctcctttcctttagaaactctagaattcctctctcttttcttttttactccctccaccttcatttcatcactcttatttttttcaatttccacactttctttattttctacttcaccatttttttcattcttttcaacttcttcctcactccactccccaacttcaccatcaatgctatcctctatttttttctcctcatcttttttctcatcctctcttttttcactctcatctctttttttactctcactaatcaactcccttccacttctcgtcgttatcgctttacaatgctcttttggattcgtttgcgtgttcgccgaaaaagatggtctgggttgttgttccgctagttgtttagcaagttATCCGACTTgattttcaagattttttattgccgcatcgttgctcttttgattagccattgacaattgcataaattgtgtcaatgtctcttctaactttgaagtctTGACCGGCGattgttgaggttggtaaggattttgacggctagacgtaccacccccataaccttggttatggtgatagttagcccttggttggaacccttgattcccttgaaagtgttgttgttgattttgaggatgttgtTGATACGGTTGTAGTTGGTGTTGCCTCAGTTGGTAGTCTCTTGGGTTCGCCATGTAATTCACCTTTTCAAACCTGGGAGGTGGACAAAACCCGGTGTCATGATCacccttgcaaagctcacaacaagctatttgtttagcttttgaaggctctctcaactcttttatttgttgagttaagagttcaacttgttgtgaaatgagtttattttgggcaagaatagcatcgtttttcccaagttcaagcactcccggtttcttcaaagtgttgcctctactttgactttggaggtcatttagagccatacggttaatgatatcagtagcttcgtcggcgcttttagacaacaaagaaccacccgaggtagcatccaacaaagtcttgcaattaggttgaaggccattcttgaaaatgtggatttgcgtcaattcgtcaaaaccatgccctttgcactttcgaagcatggatttgaatctctcccatgcctcattcaatgattcgttggctccttgagaaaacacggagatagccgttttgcattccatgaaccggttgtgggagaaaaatctttcaatgaacttctcttccaacacgttccaatccgtcatgactgcaggtgtttgatccaagtaccaatctttggctttgctgagcaaagcatgaggaaatagtcttttgaacaacggtagctcttgagcttgatcaactccggccgccaatgctatctcgtaaaatttggtgagaaaagcaaaggggtcttcatggtccattccggtgaatggacttccatatagcaagttaagagttcccgtcttcatctcggcttgccttccctggtggttggcaaactgagcggtattcctcggactgttgacacatggtgtggaagcgggcggtggtggtggtggatccatgataggtgtgaaaggtggtgggtgtgttgtagaagaaccttctccttgttcttgtcgttgtctagcttgttgcctccttcgtctcgttctgctattcagtctccttgcggttctttcgatctcaggatcaaaaagaagttggtcctcaggaacctgccctcgcataaaacgaaagatgcacactaaaccaaacaaattaacaagcacaagtcaaaaattcgagAGTTAAAAtattaagcaactattgcgatgctcgcaatatcaattcacaatccccgacaacggcgccattttgttggtACAAGGTTAGAGTATCGGGGTTTGTTATCGTCTTcacagggattatgtgatattgccaccgttcgacagttgttaagttcttaacttatcgtaacaagggggttttagttttcggtcacggtagcttgcataaaaagtaagaaattgcggtaaaagttttggttttacgatttgagaaagattgtcaaagttagggttcgacgatcactttgcatgcatatgttcgatcaaacaaaactcataaactccattagatgataaacacattcacaaaatcctctcaatgtgtttatctctaacacacattgtgagtttttcccattttgatccattgttgatctctcacacaatctatcaaaatgacaacttttaggttcaactttttagtgaacaaactcattcaatactatatctagctaaagaacaaggatggatgaaaacctaggtcaagagttggaaaacacctttcaataataaaccaacacaaagagttatcaataaaacaaggttttcaccatacattcatcatccaagagtttacaaatgaagatcatcccaaatacatacaaagcttatgatcatctacatctaaccttgacaaaatgaaggacttagctactcattttcatggtagcttgtacaacaagtttcggacgaaggttgatcaacatctgagtcgaagaatcgagattggatgggaatccaccttcttttggtgaaatattgttaagagaagaagagaaatgaGAAAATTGGTTTCTAGGGTACAAAATATGATCCCAAGaaaaaatgaagatgaaaagatgctgaaaaatatctaagtgtcctttccaaaaagtagcccatgctacttatagtactggttactgagttgtcatgctcgctaggcgagcagaatggttcgcctagcgagccccaaaataagccaccagagTAGCCTGCGCCCAGAGGAAACATCCCAGAAAAGTTGcatatgttcgctaggcgaacaatccttcACTAGGAGAAGCCCTCGCTTCTCTCATTCGCTCCAACGAGCCTTGAtgattttgctactggaattgctcgctacctgctcgctggatgctcgcctagcgagtactTGGCTACttccctcgcctagcgagcctgctgatgtttgcattctttcttggttcctttgccatctttcttgtgccttcattttctactctttcatgcctaattcctgcacaataacacacaaattaaaggtaccaagatcatttcacatagtattgcaattcaacaaaagcaagggcggtttcgaacactttttcgacaaaaaggagtgaaagatgcccacatttgatagctcaaataagcaaacttgggcatctaacagtGTTCCTGAGTGGTAAAATCAAAAAAGGTCATGTCATTTCCCTTCAATCCTTTGATAAGGGTTTATAAATCAATTTATTCCTCGTGAGTCATGAGAGGTGTGTCAGGGTGTCTTAAGGCCATTTATGACCACCAAGGCAACCTCGAGTTTTATTTATATTGGGAGAGTTATCCTAACGCCATTAAGGGTTTTGACTTTGATATGCTTATCGAGTTAAACACTACTACGAAAAACACCTACCACAATGGTTGGAAAAGGGATACCACCATGTTGGACCAACCATTATGAGGTAATGTGTGATTGTATGTATAATGCTTTCCACCACGGTTGTGCGACTGTGATTATAAGTCAAGCAGCACGTTATCTACCACAATAATTACTTTAAACAACCGTTGTTGTATGTCTCAACCTATAACAACAGTTGCTTTAAACAACCGTTGTTATAtgtattttaataaaatataaaaaaatgcatcagtacaacaacaacaacaagaacaaaaataagaacaccaagaacaataacatcaacaaaaacaacaagaagaagaagaacaacaagaagaagaacaacaagaacaagaacaacaataacaacaacaacaacaacaagaaaaacaataagaacaacaacaagaacaacaagaataacaagaacaccaccaacaacaaaaataacaacaaaaagaacaacaagaacaacaaaaagaataacaagaacaacaacaagaacaacaataacTAACATTTCTAACTTGAATCCATGTTTTCCTTGTCTCATTCAAGTTGGAGAAGAGGTGATGGAGTTCTAAAATTTATTGATGAAATAAATGATGTTTTCGAGTTTTATTTATGGAAGAAATGATGTTTTCGAGCTTCTTTTAGTGGGAAATAGAGTGTCGTGAATGGAAGAAGGTGTTCGGAGGTAGAAGATGAAGTTCgtctaagttggaagttcatcTAAGTTTTAGGTTTCACGCGGAACACTAATGATAATGTCTTGAGCGTTGATACTCATAAAATGGACGGTAAAAATTTGTTTAAGAACGGTGAAGAAACTCAATAAACACGCTTATATAAAGtggcttaaaaataaataaaaacaaaactGTAAGTTCCAACCTATCACAACGGGTACTTTAAACAACCGTTGTTGTATGTCTAAACTTATCACAACGGTTACTTTAAACAACCGTTGTTGTATAtcttttaataaataaataaaaataattttgtaGGTGTTAGGATTCAAACTCATGACCAGGCGCCACTTTTCACCATAGTTGGAAGTTCCAAACATGGTGAAAAGTGGCTTAAgaataaataaaaacaaaattgtAGGTGTTAGGATTCGAACGCATGACCAGACGCcacttttcaccacggttggTACCTATGACTATTGTGAAATGTCTTTAAGTAAATACCATAAAAAAGCGCTCCAATTGTTTTTATTAACACAGTTAATAAAAAGATCACTGTAAAATGGATGCTACGAAATGTCTATTTTGTAGTAGTGAAAGCAATGCACACTTCACTTTTTAGATAAGTTTAAACTGATGCATCTTAGAGACCTTATTTTATAAGAGTATATTGATGTTTATCTTCTTAGTTTTCTAAGTATTTATTTTTATCCTTTAAGTGTTGCAATAATTGATGtgaagtggatgaaagcaatggacggAGAGCtgaagtcaacaacacttggtcacttgtcgaatttccccaaaacaagaaggcaatcgatgtgaagtgggtatacgAGGTGAAGTTTAATCTCAAAGGAGAAGTGACTTGACACAAGacgagacttgtggcgaaaggatttcttcagaaagaaggaatcgacttcgatgaagtttttgcacctgttgctaggatcgaaacaatcaggttggttgttggtctagcaaacatgaacaactggcagatgtgtcagatggatgtgaaatgtgcattcttgaatggccccttagaagaagaagtttatgttgcacaaccagcttggtttgtgaaacaaggcgaagaaagaaaggtgtataggctgcataaagccttgtacggacttaaacaagctccaagagcttaGAATAAGAAGATAGATGACTTTCTAAGGGAGAATGAATTTGTGATGtgcaaatctgaacatggagtatatgtaagaagaagcaagagtgaattccttatactatgtctctatgtcgatgacctgttgataacaggtagttgcaagaaggagatcgacGACCGTTAAGTTATGTCTTATATTATGTTATGATATTTGCTTTTTATGTACTATTACTATATTGTGTGTGCTAGATAACTTCAAGACTTGATTGAAAATCATGGGAAACCTATTTCATAAGCCTTTCAAAGTGTGTTTGGCAAGCAAAAACATGGGAGATTGTGTTGCCACAGAAGAACCACAACACTAACCCTATTGAAAAAAATGAAGAAATTGCAAAACTTAGAAGAGAGCATGTTGTTGAGGTAAAACAATTTAATGATACGATACAAGATATGGAGGAGAAATGTTGTTAGGTTAAGGAAGAAACAGAACGAAAAATTCATATTCTTCTTAAAACCATTTTGAATCAAAACTCTTCAGAGTTGGATATGGTGGCTTTGGCAACATAGGTATCATCTTATGCAATTTATGTTAATAATGTCTTACATTCTTCTACATCAACATGTGCTCCAAATAATAATCAAGTCAGATTGAATTATTTTATACTTTACATCCTTGTTACTTTCgagttttcaaataaaaataattttaattatattatttttattttgcaAATCATGAATGATAATTTGATGAAGATTTTCAGTCATTCGAAGATGTAGAGAAGTAGAAGTAGATGTTTAAGTTTTTTAATAGATGTTGGTAGTCATTTTAAAGATGTTATTTTTATTATGAATGATTGATATTATCCTAGGCTGGCCAAAAGCCAAAATTGTCAAGGCATAATTCATCTCAATCCACTCCATGTGACTCAAGGTATAAATTCAGTCCATACAGAAAACAAGATACATTCTCTGATCTCCATTTTTCAAGATACTCATCTTGAATCTTGAATTCACTTGGACGTTGGAGTGTAAAAAAGATACATCCAGTTTGTCAACTATATACATTTCTAGTTCCTGAACAGAACACACACGCGCATACACGCACACGCATGTACACAAACGTCAATTTTTTAATGATTGAATGACATCTTAGAAAGGTTTAACCTATTTTTTTAGGTTTTAGGAAGTCAAAGAAATGGACAAAAAAGGAAGGTGGCAAATTTTTAGAAAGATTTACAAATTCTATTTTCAAAGAATTTTATATCGTGACTTCGATTGAGGTGTGACCGAAGACAAATGAGATATAATATCGAGGGTCACAATTTtcataaagaagttaaaatctAAATCAGAATATAAAATGGATAAAAATAGCGAGAACAATTCTGACGATGTTACAACGCTGAATTATGGAATTGCATTTTCTCTCAACCTTACTCCTATTTGAAGAGAAGAAAGACAAAAGTTAGAGTGTGTAGGGATTTGATTGCAAAATAGAACTCTTGAGTGCAACAAATACATTAGGAGCGACTGGAAGCATATTTCAACATTTTTCTGGGATGAAGCTTTCTCATAACTGATTTATGGGTAACATTTATGATTCTTTCAATGTACTTTGTTAGGACTATGCATTTTATGACAACTAAAAAAGAAGCATAGAGAGCTTAAGAAAAACAAACACATCCACATTAATCATATACAACATGAGAGTGACATAGAAAAGATCAAAACTATTATTTATCTGCCATTACAATTTCTTCATTTCACATTAAAACTATACAAATTTATACAAGTAATAACCACCAGTTTCTCTCTACTACATTTCTTACACCATTTTCACAACCCAAAGCTTATATTTTCTTGTATACAAATACACAAGACAAGGCCCTATAAGATTTGCTTCAGAAAGTGACTTACAAAGCTTAAAATAAGTATCTAAATTTCCATTTTGATGAACCCTTTTCCTTAAACCTTGAACAACAGCAACTCTATCTAAATACTCGGGATAAATTCCCAATTCAAGCATTTTCATCACTGTCTCTGCTGCTTCATTGAAATGACCACCTTTAATGTATCCTCTTAACAACCATGACAGACTTTTCTTCTTCTGCGCCGAGCTCGCAAATTCCAACTGCGTCATTAGCCTTCCTGTCGCTGCAGTTTCTTTCTGAGAAGCACATATGGCTAGAACAATGTCGTAGAGACCTCTGTCGGCTTCTTTGCCAACAAGTTTCATTTCCCATAATTGTTTCTCGGCTTCGATTCCATGGCCGGCGCAGATGTACATTGCGAGGAGCCTCTCGTGGATAGCTCCGTGAAGTGATGGATGACTGCCGTCTTGAATCACCCAGTTGGATAAGCGAGCTCCGTCGGCTAGAAGTTCTGATTGGTAGTTCTCTGCTAGCTCAACATCTTCTCGGTCGAATTCGGTAACAAGCCCGGCCCTAGCGAAACTTTTCAACTTTCGTAGAGCTTTGGCAAACTCGTTGAGCTCCTTAACTATGGCAGTCATTGCAACAAGGTAACTGTAGATCTCTGGCTTCAAACCAGCTTCTCTAAATCGAATTACCAACCGAACAGCACCTTTGTAATCACCCTCAGCCTGAAAAAAAGAATGATATCCATGAAACTAAATCATTCAACCAATAATAAAAACACTATGAAATTCATTTGGTCACATCTTACCACAATTATGATAAGCTTATCTAGAAGTGCTCATAGGAGAAGATCTTTTCATAGAAGTTCTACTGTAAAAATTTGCTTCTAGTTAAGCTACTTTTGTGTTTGAATGATGCTAAGGCCCTTTTGATAAATAACTTAATTAACAACTTTTAGCATAAGCGCTTAACGTATAAGTACTTTGGCATAAACTATTCTATAACAAAAGTAGCTTAACTAATAATCTCACAATTGCTTATGCCTACAGATAATCTCAAATATGCCCATCCAAACAGCTCATAAGCTCTAATGGGAGAAGAGCTTATTCTTATACAGAAGCTCTTAGAAGCACTTGAGATTTAACATAATTTTAAAATCTAAGTTGAAAGCTTTTTGCATTAGTTGTTTTAACCACCATTATAGATGTTTGGTGACTTTGTGTAGCTAGTTGCCAATACGATAAGTGTATCTAGAAGAGCTTATATGAGAAGTTGCTTCTAGGCATGCTAACTTTTTGTTTGGACTTTGGCTGATACTTGCTCATAAACTCCTCTAAGAGCTTTTACATAAGTTGATAATAGAGATATGGTTGGAATACGCTTTCACATAAATGCACTAGGAGCTTTTCTAAAAATCAAACGCTTAAAAGTGAACCAAATGCAAAACATGCAACAATGTCATCAACTGACTCAAGAAAAAGCAAGAACCAATGCAAAACAACCAATTCAAAAACATCACAATTACACTTGAGAAAACATCAAAATCAAGTGAACCAAATGATCAACATTTAACAGCCAGCACAAGCAAGATGTTCTTCAACAGCATACTCAATCATTCAAATTTTCAAACAATAGCCAATTCTCCAACCAAAGTACTTACAAACTATGAAGTACAGACACAGACACGACACTAGACATGTCGTCGACACCAATAATAACttgaaaaaaataataaagtGAACGTAAAATCACAAATGTCTGTGTCTGACATGTCATCTTTCAGAGGTGTCGGTGCTACAGAGCTTAAAAATCTAGGTGTGAATTATAAATTTCTTACCATCATCTTCCAAGCAAGATACCCAGTTGGGCCTCCTTTATGCCCTTGAGGATCACCCTCATTCCAAGAAACTCCACGCCTCAAAACCTCTTCCACAAACAAAGCAGCACCTTCTTTCTCCCCCATATCCCAATACAAAGAAATAACCTTCTCAATCATACTAAAACCAGGCCTCAACCCAACACAATCCATATCCACAAGAAGGTCAACGACATCACCAACCCCATGCTGTTCCTGAATCAACTTCTTCACCCAACCACACATGATAGAAACCATTAACTCCATAGTCTCTTTATCAACCCTATTCTCTTTCCTTAACCAATCAAAAACCTCCAAAGCACACCACGAGTCTCTTCCATCTTGAGAGAAATAAACCAACACAAGCTGAAGCTCTCTAGCTGAGAGACGATCGTTCATCTCTTCAAGAACATCAGAAGGCTCCCTTGTCATTCTCTCAAGCTCCTCTATTGCTTCCAAGAACCCATCTCccatttcttcttcttcctcttcgTCGTCACTGGTAACAAACCGGTCAAGCTCCACCGATTTTGTTCCCTTAATTAAAGGGTTTTGAAATTTGAATGACCCATCATTGAATTTGAGGGAAAATCCACACTTTGATGAAGGGAAAACCAAAGGGTGTCTCTGTTTTGGTGAAACTAGCGATGAAAACACAAAACCCAATTTCAAAGTTGGAGTAAACCCTTGTAGATAAGCCATATTCTTGCACACAGTTTCTCTCTTAGTTGAATTCCATCACCCAATTTCAAGAAAGAGGAGAAAGATTGAATCTTTGTATCTGGGTTGAGTGAACTAAACACTAGAAACTACAAGAATATgaaaagagagaaagaaaaaaagagaTTTTTGGAGAATTTTCTCATCATCCAAACGAGATAATGATTGCCATGAAAATTGAAGAAATTTAAAAGGATGGTAATGTGTCTGATTCGCAACTGGATTAAGAAAGACAAAGAGATAGCGAAACTTGCAAATTACAATTTTTTTTTGACAGAGAAATGGGAAGTTTATAAAAAAAAGTATTTAAGGGGAGAATTTGGATACGTGTAACAACCGCCACTACAGAGTTCTTAGCGTAACACCGTTTACTTCAATAAAATAAGCCTTACACACTGGCATTTGACATCTAAAAAACAAGGTGGTTACTTGAAGAAAACTTAAAATGActtaaaaaaaaaacttaaaagagtttcttatgcacattatttaaattttcataaatacCTTTTATTATTGGAGATATATCTTCAAAGCATCCAAATATAAGATAATGTTAAAATATTTCAGAGATACATCTCTGAAATATTTTGGAGCATAAGAGTCGCGTCAGATTCTTCTCTTTTCTTATTTCTGAAATTTTCTACAGtataatttttttcttcattttcttgCTTGTGTGTGTTGTTTGCATGCACTAATGGTAAGTCTTACTTTAATTTACAGGTATAATGACTGATAGACATGACAAACTGAGGCATGGCAAGGTTGCTTAGCACGCATCTGTTCGGCAGGAACGGAGCCAACAGGTTCCAGATGCTCCAGAGCCGTCTATTTCTGGGGCTCGTGCTTCTCCTCAAGTCATTCCACCTTCTTCTTCTAGTAGGAGACGAGATTCACCATCTGACGCATCACTTCCCCCATCCTCCCACAGGCGTCAGGATTCACCAGTGCCACCTCCCACGGACGATGATGTTGTTCCAGTCCCACCTCCcattgatgatgatgttgatcCAGTGCCACCTCCAGAGGGTGAGGCTGATGCAGATGTCGAACCGGAGGCTTTTAGAGGAGGTCCAGTTAATTTGTCCTTACTTCCTCTATATCCATACCATACTTTCAGACATATTTGGGATGAAGAGGTAGCATTAGTTGGATTCTTTATTTCTTTTTACCTAAATTTTAATTGCTGACATTGATAACTTCTGACATTGATTATTTCTGACAAATTTAAGGAGCGTGATCCCCAGAAATTTGTTAACCACGACAGGAAGATTGTTGCATTGCCTCAGCCAAATGAGGATTGATTTCAGTTTGTTTTGTCCTTATCTGGCTTGAAGGACCTATGCATGACCATTTACACTCTGGTCAACCATGGGATGCTTAATGCATTCGTGGAGAGATGACACTCTGAGACCTCGTCGTTTCATCTCCCACAtggtgagatgtctatcacactAGAAGATATCTCATATTTGTTACATCGCCTGATCAGGGGGAGATTCCTCGATCATGGTAGGATTACCAAAGACGAGGCAGTCGAGATGATGGTAGAGTATCTGAGGGCTGATCTAGAGAAGGCGATTGAGGAGGTGGATAGGACCAGGGGTGCTCATGCTAGATTTGAGTTCCTAAGGAACATCTATACGACTGAGATCTATAGAGAAAAGTAGGCTGATGGTGATGCTGAGCAGGTGACGGTCCATAAATCGCATGCATTGAGAGCACATCTGCTATATTTAGTTGGCACTTCGATTTTTATGGACAAGAGTGCCACTTATACTAACGTCGTCTACCTACGGTACGTCATGGATCTCCAGTGGATCCATGAGTACAACTAGGGGGCGACTTGCTTGGTCTACGTGTATTTGAAGTTGAGAGATAGTTGTTTGTGGAAGACGAAGCGGTCGCAGGCAGTGTGACACTACTGGTGCtaattgttggtgtaagccctagaggccaatacttttggtacttgtatcgaattatttattaataataaaaggctttttctttattatgtttgtctaataaagtccctagaatagatagtccgtttaatgtatcaagtgtgacttaatcatgagatcatattaaatataaggacactattcttaaagtatccatagtcgagctttattgtgaagtgggataacattaaagcattaagactattatgtatatagactgatgattacatctcatggatcatggataaggagttatcaagtcttaaacataggtatgaatattaagagtaatatttatactggattgacccgctatgagaatactatatagaatgttatgcaaagtgtcataagttattctcatggtgataatggtgtataccaccctttgacctgaaaccactatggaccctagatgtagagtcgagtgccttattgctaatcaaacattgtccgtaactggatgaccataaagacagttgatgggtactctacgaagcatgctaagggacatgagtgacctagatggaatttgcccatcctgcgtaacaggatacatgtctatgggcctaatattgaactagacaaggatgacacggtctatgccttgtgttcaatatagacataagggcaaaagggtaattttacacataagtattatcacaaaagggtttgtcagatcacatgacattttcgtgtcttgggtagcagtgatgtgttgctagataccgctcactatttattatattaaatacgtgatttaatataattgccaatgccgcgaaaacctacagggtcacacacaaaaggacagattgatgagagatagagtaactaaggaataccgtaatgtaaggtgcacttaagtgaattgtagaacatcgtaaggtacgatgtacttaagtagaatacgaaatatggtaaggtaccacgcgcttaagtgattttggcatattataagatatgggctacatacacttgagtgggctttttagcttgcagcccacacaagtggttctataaatagaacccttgtgtagaagcatttgag containing:
- the LOC127084510 gene encoding pentatricopeptide repeat-containing protein At2g30100, chloroplastic, giving the protein MAYLQGFTPTLKLGFVFSSLVSPKQRHPLVFPSSKCGFSLKFNDGSFKFQNPLIKGTKSVELDRFVTSDDEEEEEEMGDGFLEAIEELERMTREPSDVLEEMNDRLSARELQLVLVYFSQDGRDSWCALEVFDWLRKENRVDKETMELMVSIMCGWVKKLIQEQHGVGDVVDLLVDMDCVGLRPGFSMIEKVISLYWDMGEKEGAALFVEEVLRRGVSWNEGDPQGHKGGPTGYLAWKMMAEGDYKGAVRLVIRFREAGLKPEIYSYLVAMTAIVKELNEFAKALRKLKSFARAGLVTEFDREDVELAENYQSELLADGARLSNWVIQDGSHPSLHGAIHERLLAMYICAGHGIEAEKQLWEMKLVGKEADRGLYDIVLAICASQKETAATGRLMTQLEFASSAQKKKSLSWLLRGYIKGGHFNEAAETVMKMLELGIYPEYLDRVAVVQGLRKRVHQNGNLDTYFKLCKSLSEANLIGPCLVYLYTRKYKLWVVKMV